Part of the Ictalurus punctatus breed USDA103 chromosome 9, Coco_2.0, whole genome shotgun sequence genome is shown below.
tgtcaatcaaaatgaCACTCACCAATCacaggcatctgtgagctcatgtttGTGATAGCGCATTCCTCTTGTGGCATTCTTGTAATGATATACCTTTCCAATTactttcactgtagttactaaACAATGTGCTTTACAGTGGATAACTGAACAATAACGTTGTTGTATTTCATAAGTAATGATTCATTTGTATAGCATGATCTGTTTTGTAATTAACAATGTGTGAGGAAAGTCCCTTTCTGGATCTTTACACCCACACATACgtaagactgagagagagagagagagagagagagagagagagagagagagagagagagagagagagatgggaggggggggggtgttgttgACTTAAATTATGTTCCCTGACTGGttagagagaggaagaggacttGCGAAAAATAAACAGTTAGGACTGACCCCCAGAATAGGATCAGATGATAGGCTGAAATAATGgtgggtgtgtgtctgagtgtacGAGAGAGTGCTGAGCTACTCTAATACAACAAACACATCTATACTTAGTCTTATGAGCACTAACTTGTATAAGCACTAACTCGCAGGAATATTGTATGGGCTGCAGCAAGTGCATGTTAAAATTACACACTGCACCCATGTATCATAATCCTGCTTCTAGTTAAAAGTGTTAAAAATTGACAACATGTTTGGTAAAGTGGCTATGATACAGATCTGGATAGCTACATACCATCAGCTGAGTTCATTACATATGTGGCACAATGTGATTCTTCAACAACTGCCAACTGCCATGCAAAAACATTTGAACATTGATATATTGCCTGGAGCAAATACTCTGAGACAATACTTACTGGATATTGAGCTTGGCTGCATTTTTCTGATCACAGTATACACCCTTTTAAACCACTGTACGATAAAAGTATACTTAGTAacctattttctctctcttttgtgcAGTGTGCGTACTCCTGCTGCCTGATGTGATGCAATGCTGATTCATCCTGATGGAAAATGAATGTCCATAATGCCATCTTTATATGTTAGTCAATAATACATTGTCATTATTCTAATACAGTGTAATACAGTGTCATAATACAGTGTTATGAACATGTCACTCGGATGCAGATATGCAGCCTGTCCTGCTGTGTGTCCATTGGAGTGGATTTCCGTCTGGACTCTCTTAAGTTGTGGGACGTGAGCAGTGGAATTTCTGATCTCAGTGTGCACAGTTTTGCAGGTGAATTGAATTTCATATGATACTTTACTTTCTGCAACACACAGTGTTGATCATTGTGTAAAATAGCATTAAACTCTGTGGAATCGTTTCATTggacaaataaataatcaaatgaatgaatgatcaaTTCTGCATCAagtttgttgtttattgttaagACTTGATCTTCACAAAAGAGATACATCTCAAAGAAACATTCCTACACGATGACAAAGTGAATCTTTTCATTGACATGTCAGTGCGTGTggtttttaagattttttttttcttgaagatGAATACTCCAAACATACCAGAAGCTATATGTGCAGTAGTGCTGTGCAGCCGGTTGTTTGTTAACTGAGTGGTTGAATATGATATATATGGGATTGGCCATTTCAGAGACTGTGAACTGTCTCTATAAAACTATTGCTATTTCCTGTGTGTACATgtatctgtctgtatgtctgtctgtctatctcttgctctctctctctctatctatctatctatctatctatatacacatttaataaaatgtatagcACAATTATAAATAGTAAAttcttaattattataataaaataagaaataatgtgtaaaatgaACATTTGATATTGCACATTGACTGCCACACAGAAAAATAAGCTTTTCTGTTCAACCTTAAAAAGCGTTCATTTTTAGGAGTTAAATAGGATGTAAGAATAGCTGAAATTGCTATGCCCTCTAGTGGATATTGTTGGTAATACACGTCATCAGCTAGTCCTGTTACTGGTGCTGAATATCCACAAAATCTTAAAGAGCATTCACACACAGCCTTTAAAAATATACTGTAATCCAAAAATAGTTGTAGACATTCCAACTTGTAACTGGAAGGCAGAAATAACTATGAAGTCGCATATGACCACAAGTTATTTAGTagtttatgtaaatgtgttgGTGAGTGTCAGAGAGATGCAGCCATTTTGTTGGTTAGTGGTAAGAACACAGTTAATGTAGTGGAAGATAATAAGGGGGAGCCAGAAAAATGGGCTGGACTAAACAATACAAAATCTGGAATGATCCTTCATTgtttatgcattttttaaacTAGGTGATGCATCTTTGTGGACAAAGAGCATGTGGACagtataatgtaatgtattgtaatatatatatatatatatatatatatatatatatatatatatatatatatatatatatatatatatatatatatatattgtcttAAGTACTAAGTGTTCAGACTGTAGAAACTAAGTGAGATTTTTTACATCGTATTGAACATTGCGTCtgtaaacctgtgtgtgtgtgtgtgtgtgtgtgtgtgtgtgtgtgtgtgtgtgtgtgtgtgtgtgtgtgttggccttAACCAAATTGTCCTGTATGAACAGATCATTTACAGCCATCATCTTTTTTCTCTTCATCCGGCTCTTTCTGTTGTGTCTCGGGTAGCACCTGGTCTTGTGGACTGTTTGTCTTATCAGTTGTCTTCCCTGATTTAAGGTAAGCTTCTAAGTGCCCCAGAAGATCAATAGTGTGATTGATCAGTAAAGCCAGCCAGGCCATGCCAAAAAATATCCAAACTCCCAGGATGCAGCCATACCAGTCAGGGAAATCAATGTTAGGATTATAATCTGAAAGGCAGAGTATGATggaaaagagaaaatgagaagaAGCACATATGTAAATGAGCTCTTGGGTATGGTGTATCTGTAGTTTGTGTACAATATGTGGGTGTGGTGTTTCTGTAgtttgtgtacagtatgtgggtGTGATGTTTCTGTAgtttgtgtacagtatgtgggtgtgatgtttctgtagtttgtgtatgtgggtgtggatTTCAAAATCTTACTTGCAACAAAATCTCCAAAGCCTACTGTACTGAGTGTGATAAAGCAATAGTAGATGCCCTGTGCATAGGTCCAGCCTTCATATGTCTTAAAAAATACCATAGGGACCACCAAATAGAGGACTGCCGAGCCAACGAATGATGCAAAGTGGAGTGACACCAGAACACATTTCTGAGAAATGAATAGAAACATGTGCACAAAAGCTGAATGTAAAATGGAAATCTGTTTACATTAGcaggtttttattatttgttcaaACTGCTCATTTATTGAAATTTATTTAGACTGTCACTTAATGTTAGATGCTAAATATTATGGATGGACTGAAGTTTCACCTGGTAGCTGCTCTTTTTCGCAATCGAGGTGCAGAAATTTCTTTCGATGGCCAGCATGTACTTGCCCACTTGGTTCAGGACCACCATGTTAAGTGGAATTCCAAAAATGGCAAAGATCACACAAAACATCTGACCGGTCCACGTACTAGGGGTGATGTTTCCATAGCCTTTGCAGAACAGAACAGTACCCATAGCCAGTCACAATGGTAATCAACAACATGTGTATTTTAACTGCTAGTATACAACAAATATTCATGTGGACAAGCTATTTAGGCTGTACTAAGCCAAAAAAGGGTTAATATCTTGTACTAATGAAAAcacaatgaattttttttttttttaatttcttcttcATATTTTCAAACATGCAACATACAAGATCAATCCCGTTGCATCGACTTACCAATAGTTGTCACCACGGTGGCAGCAAACACTGCCGAGCTGGTGAACTTCCAGAAACCTCCGGCTGTTTTGTTACTTTTCAGACTCATCCCATTCTTAGTTATGTCCAACATAAACTTAAACACAATACAGAGAAACACATCAGTCTTCAGCAAATAGATAACTTCCTACTACTACAAATTGTTTtcatgcaataataataaaaattgtactTGAGTCGCCATTGATCTAAAATCCCTATCTACTTTCAAAGCTAAATCTTTAGCTctacaaaaatatttataatagcCTATTTTCACTTCTAACATAATCAATTTCTTTCCTCAGTTAGTACCAAGACATAACACTAGAATGTAGCCCAAGTACCATCTTACATCAACAAAATGCTGTAACAATTCCCAAAACTTGGTAAACGTTATGGTTCATTCTAACATTTACATTGACAATACATTGCATACCTCCAAAAAAGAGGTACCTATTAAAACTACTAGTCACCTTACTGCTTCAAGGACTGATATAATATTACTGATGAGAAGCAATTCAACAttgaattattatattatacagtatatcactgGCACACTgaaacttttgtttgttttttttgtgttggcACTGTATTGGTAAATCATAATGTTGATGCATGTGCATTATTGTGTTATCTGCATAGTTGTATGCTGtggttttattaattaaaattactATAGAACAGAAAAAGTATTTTAGCTGAATTAGACCTGGAAACATTCATCTTTATTTGTAACATCAATGATGTTATCAATCCCTCAGCTAAAGCTATATGTTAAAAGAATACAAACATTATTGAATATGCTTGTTTCAGACTTCAAACCATCATATTCTAAGAACTAGGGGAGCCACTCTATTGACTCATTTGCATTGGAAAGTGCATTTAAATATCTGTGTGGTTTTTCACATGAGCACAGCAGTTGTATTTTGAACTACGAATGTGTGACTGATAAGCGATGCCAGACTCTCCCAAtgttatcatcattattatcttcCTCATAATCATGATCATGATCGGGCAGCtctggctcaggtggtagagcgggttgttggcagttcgattcccggcccacatgactccacatgccgaagtgtccttgggcaagacactgaaccccaagttgctcccgatggcaagctagcgccttgcatggcagcactgctaccgttggtgtgtgagtgtgtgtgcacatgggtgaacgagacacagtgtaaagcgctttgtagaactgtaaggttaaaaaagcgttATATATGTGCAGACCttttaccatcatcatcatcatgcttTATTATGATGTGCAGGGTATGGAAATTCATTAATAGAATGTATTCATTGAGTATTAATATCATACAAGTTTTGTAGAGACTAATATAATTATATCAGTACAGCAATCACAATCCTTTCCCCTATCCAACACACGGAATTAATTTAACTTATTTCCGCTTCAAAATCAACTTATCTACTACACCCGATACCTACATATTTCTTTAAACAAATACCAGATGCAATCGAACCGCCgttaaaaatattacactcCTTTCCCTCCCTCTTTACCACTGATAAAAACCTGACCGTGATCATTATCAGCTCTCAAACTACAGGTTTCCTCCTTTATCTCTAAGATCATAGAAAATGTTGTAGCTCAAGAGCTAAACTGATACTTGCATAgggtcaggatttaggcctcaatACAATACAGAAATGGCATTGGTTAAAGTTGTAAATGCCCTATTTCTGGCCATTAGTCAGGGTTCTGTCTCCTTTTTTCATGATGTACAAGGGCAGtgatagctcagtggttaagacggtcacgagttcaaatcccagcacaaCCAAGCTGCAGTGGTTGGGCCTTTAACCTTGCACAGTATCCTATATCCTGTCTCAACTGTAAATCACTGTGGATTAAAGTGTCAGCCAGATAAGGTACATGTAAATGACTTAATGACAGTGCAGCTTTTGTTATCATGGTTCACAGCTTTCTACACAGACAATTAGAATTTTTTGCAGTTAAGGGGAATGGCTCTTTTCTGGCACATTTCTTATATGACTGATGGATATTAGTTTGTAAATGGTGACTCTGTGCATACAAAAGTTTAGAATTGCACCTGGCTCTGTTCTAGGGCCTCTGatttttgtcttaaatataCTACCTCTAGGTCCAGTTATTTATAAAGAtggtattagcttccactgCTGTGCTGATGACTTTAGTTGACCTaaagcagcttaataaagttgaggaatatATAAAGAACATTATACACTGGATGCtgacttaattctgacaagacagaagtacttgtactaggaccacaggcagctagaagtaagctttctgattatgtagttactctggatggcctttcagtTACATCATGTGGAGCAGTGAAAGACCTTGTTATGATTATAGACTCCAGTCtctcatttgaagctcatgtagataatattactacaATATGCTTAAACAAATCTCAGAAACATTGTGTTAATCAGACAATAAATTAAGTTAAAATAaacttactttaaaaaaaaaaataaaaaaaataaataatctcttCAGGACCTCACAAAAATGCCCAGGTAGAATTTGCATTTGACACGCCTGttctaagaactgctgctgtaatcataaacactgTCCCAGGCTTCTCCCAGGTCTCCTATCCATATCTGCTCACACTGAAAATCATTTCAACACACTTTACCTTCATTCTTCTACAATTgcatactgtaatgatttataagcCCTCTATCCAGTGTCACCAAGAAGAGGATGAGTTTCATCCATTGAAGGATTCTTCCTCATCTCagtaaatctgctttgtgacaatgtctactgTTAAATGTGATAAGCAAATAAAATTCATCTCTACACATTTTCCCATTTTATAATGTATGCAAGGCTGTATGAATATTCATGATATTTAATTTCATGAATACGCCGTACCCCTATATCCCTCTACACCCCTACCACACTTCCACCCGCTTTACCCTGGTGATGCTATGCTCTGAGCTTAGTTTACTTTATATGCTATTACAGAAGTTAGCCAGTTAGGTAACTGCTAGAAAACTAGCTTTCAGGTTAACATTAGCAGGACGTCGCATGTATATACAAGCAAGATTTCAGTATTTGAGCCTGGGTTTACACTGTCATAttctctgtgatttatttaacagtaGGTTAACCAATCAAAACACACCATAATAGTTAGCTATCTTGCATAGAATGCAGGTTCTGTATCTATTGATGATCACATTACCACGTTATTCTCCAATATTTACCATTTTCCGCCATGATACATACTGAACCATAATATATATTTGCAGTTTGGACGGTGATACATTTGTAAGACGACAAACTGAGCTTATACTTAGCATTCCAGTGTTCTTTGTGAAATTGCTAAGAAATTATTTACAGGGAAgttcatttaaagaaaattgaGTGTAGGTGTGTTTTCAAATACAGTGGGGGTCAGTATTAGTTTACTTGACTTATTAGACTCAGACTCTAAAAAGTAGCACCTAAAAACATTATACAGCCTCGATTCACTACTGAGTTGTGTGAATTGCTAATGAGACATGCCAGAGCTCTACATGGTaagaaatgtattaaaaaattaattatgtgAGTTTGTCAAAACATTGGATTTGCTTGTTGCAATTTGCTGAATTAGAATGGATCATAATTCAGTCTTGCTATGATGCATACTCTTGTTACAcagttttgtacattttttatgcAACGCACATTAAAACATGATGGTGTTGACTCCACAACATTCAAATTAGCTTGATGCCAGCTCATATTGTGTTGCAGTATGTAAATAGAAAATGAATATAATTTAGCATGTAAATATGATACAGCTTGAATAACTGTGGCCGCAGCAACCATGATAGTACGGTAGGACGGATCACTGATAAtacattgtgtgtatattattatcttttaaaaataataaacactattTTGTAGCTTTCTAAATGTTCTAAGCATGTACAATTATTTCatgtaaaaataatacaaaaataaataaataataaaaccagGCTTTAGTGCTGTTTTCCCTTCTGTTCTTTACCTATTGTAGTGTATAATGTACTTTCCCCTTTAATTGAACTAAACATAGGTTTGTGTCTTTCACTTTTGACCAGCCTGTCGATTTAAGATGATAATTTAGTATGAGtaattacagaaaaaataaagtgttaaaatgattACTGCATTTAATGCACCCCGCCCCAGACCTGTACGTCATCTTACCTTGCATGCAGTTGCTTAGTGACGAGCATGAAGCGAGGCGACGATCAAACTCTGCTTTGCGCTTTGAACGCTAACGTGTATGCAACACCAGTTCCAATCACAAGGCACAAGGTCTTTTGGGAGTAATTTCTCAGCCAAAATTGATGTGAGATTAATTGCAATTAATTTGATTAATTAATCAGCACATCGTGTAATTTGTTCGATTAAAAATTTTCATCGATTGACAGCCTTAATATGCAGACATTTGGTCTATGGCCACAAGCTATTAGGTGCAAATGACTTTGAATGGGTTCTTGAGAGTCAATGAACACTATAGTTGCTCATGAAATATGCAGTGTGACCTAACCTTGAGCATGAGACTTTATAGACACTAGTCTATATGTTAAATTCTCTCTATTGTGTCATTGTATGAGGAGCATACGAACCTTGCCCTAAATACATCTACTGTCTATTTGCATGGAAGTTTGAGTATTGACTTGAGCACAGGGAGTGGTAGAGTCTAGGATTGTTTGTGTTTTCCACTAGTAAGTACCACAAGCCTGATTGATTCAAAGTGCATCTATGTACCTAAATATTGCATAAGACATATGCTTTCATATATGCATCATCACATAAATACAGGCCTTTAGGTTTTTGGCCACTTCATCAGGTACTTAAAAGCAACTGATCAAATTCACCAGTCTGATATCAATcaacctataaaaaaaaacatctagacCAGACCAGACATTTTGAAAATCTAAGCCAATACCCATTATACTTTTGTTAAATGTTATAA
Proteins encoded:
- the kcnk17 gene encoding potassium channel subfamily K member 17; this encodes MAAIQLRKLFKRFNFVKFFSVLLLGVVYLTYVLIGGVIFWKLEGDQVMSDIARLEVKKEKMLQIYPCLGQSGLEELGDFMLDITKNGMSLKSNKTAGGFWKFTSSAVFAATVVTTIGYGNITPSTWTGQMFCVIFAIFGIPLNMVVLNQVGKYMLAIERNFCTSIAKKSSYQKCVLVSLHFASFVGSAVLYLVVPMVFFKTYEGWTYAQGIYYCFITLSTVGFGDFVANYNPNIDFPDWYGCILGVWIFFGMAWLALLINHTIDLLGHLEAYLKSGKTTDKTNSPQDQVLPETQQKEPDEEKKDDGCK